In one window of Vibrio pelagius DNA:
- the fhuB gene encoding Fe(3+)-hydroxamate ABC transporter permease FhuB, translating into MKYNGLIVVAVLLFAATIHLWLGQSDFGPVSLLMNEVVAAGSWSALQDLYAQSFELMGFIDVNLPRLVMAILVGGSLGTIGSLFQQLTQNRMMSPLTLGTSAGAWLGLVLLNVFAPMLVGQFSVFFALLGALAAMGLIVAIVGLKNMSGLPIVLAGMAVNLLLGAFATAIILLNDQYAQNLFIWGAGDLGQNGWEQVEWLLPKLLPIVAIFLFAPRVLTLLSIGTEGAAARGLNIGTTFFLLMFIGVWLVSVSITTVGVISFIGLIAPNIARYLGAIKAKHELYASGLLGALLLCTTDSLAIFMGQWSLDIIPTGTATAVIGAPALILIARKQLTAQDQMFFSMPKGAKQTGAKVYLAIGTVMIVLLGLSSFSHPLSSEHYFQVPDAFECSIRWPRMLTAIFAGGGLAVAGVILQRLVYNPLASPDILGVSSGAVLALILSSLLFGHSIHTLSPWVAFSGSLGALALLLFLGKKHQYAPSILILTGISLTAVLEALVQFSLTRVGEGKYTLLAWLAGSTYRVKPESALTLALVISLVVIAVLSLSRWVTLIGSGRQFASARGLNISTAYLVLLSLVAVLCGVVTTTMGPVAFVGLLGPHIAAIVGARTVKEQIVLSMFIGATLMLFADWLGQIVVFPAQLAAGTLVSVIGGSYFIFLLLKARRD; encoded by the coding sequence ATGAAATATAACGGGTTAATTGTTGTGGCTGTGCTGTTGTTCGCAGCCACTATTCATTTGTGGCTAGGGCAGAGCGATTTTGGGCCCGTATCTTTATTGATGAATGAGGTAGTGGCGGCAGGAAGTTGGTCGGCTCTACAAGACTTATATGCGCAGTCATTTGAGCTGATGGGGTTTATTGATGTCAATTTACCGCGTTTGGTGATGGCGATATTGGTGGGCGGCTCTCTGGGTACCATTGGTAGCCTTTTCCAGCAATTAACTCAAAACAGAATGATGTCACCATTGACGCTGGGTACATCAGCAGGTGCTTGGCTTGGACTTGTGCTGCTGAATGTCTTTGCGCCAATGCTAGTCGGTCAATTTTCGGTCTTTTTTGCTCTATTAGGTGCTTTGGCTGCGATGGGGCTGATTGTCGCGATTGTTGGTCTGAAAAACATGAGCGGCTTGCCGATAGTATTGGCCGGTATGGCCGTCAACTTGCTACTTGGCGCATTTGCGACGGCGATTATTCTGCTCAACGACCAATATGCACAAAATCTATTTATTTGGGGTGCGGGCGATCTCGGCCAGAATGGTTGGGAGCAAGTTGAGTGGCTGCTTCCTAAACTTCTACCTATTGTTGCTATATTCCTATTTGCACCGCGAGTATTGACGTTGTTATCGATCGGAACTGAAGGTGCCGCGGCTCGTGGTTTAAACATCGGTACCACGTTCTTTTTGTTGATGTTTATCGGTGTTTGGCTGGTTTCTGTATCAATTACTACAGTCGGGGTGATCAGTTTTATCGGTTTGATTGCACCAAATATTGCTCGCTACCTTGGTGCTATTAAGGCGAAGCATGAGTTATACGCGAGTGGGTTATTAGGCGCCTTACTTCTGTGCACAACGGATAGTCTTGCTATCTTCATGGGGCAATGGTCATTAGATATTATCCCGACCGGTACAGCGACAGCCGTTATTGGTGCTCCCGCGCTGATTTTAATTGCAAGAAAGCAGCTAACCGCACAAGATCAGATGTTCTTTTCGATGCCGAAAGGAGCAAAGCAAACGGGTGCTAAAGTCTATCTTGCGATAGGTACGGTAATGATAGTGCTGCTTGGATTGAGTTCTTTTTCACATCCGCTATCTAGCGAACACTACTTTCAGGTTCCAGATGCGTTTGAGTGTTCAATTCGTTGGCCACGTATGTTAACGGCTATTTTTGCTGGTGGTGGCTTGGCGGTGGCTGGGGTGATCCTCCAGCGACTGGTTTACAATCCGCTTGCGAGCCCAGATATCCTAGGGGTATCGTCGGGGGCGGTATTAGCGTTGATTTTGAGCAGCTTATTGTTTGGTCATTCAATCCATACATTAAGTCCTTGGGTCGCGTTTTCGGGTAGTTTAGGCGCTCTTGCTCTTTTACTTTTTCTCGGAAAGAAACATCAATACGCGCCTTCCATCTTGATCTTAACCGGGATCTCGTTAACCGCTGTATTAGAGGCTTTGGTTCAGTTTTCATTAACACGAGTGGGAGAGGGTAAATACACTTTGTTGGCGTGGCTTGCTGGCTCGACTTATCGTGTGAAACCTGAGTCTGCGTTAACTCTTGCTTTAGTCATCTCACTGGTCGTTATCGCGGTTTTGTCATTAAGTCGTTGGGTTACTTTAATTGGCTCGGGGCGTCAGTTCGCCTCAGCCCGAGGACTAAATATCTCAACCGCTTACTTAGTGCTGTTGAGTCTGGTCGCGGTGCTGTGCGGTGTGGTGACAACAACAATGGGGCCTGTTGCATTCGTTGGTCTTTTGGGACCGCATATTGCGGCAATTGTTGGCGCTCGAACGGTCAAAGAGCAAATTGTATTGTCTATGTTCATTGGTGCCACCTTGATGTTGTTTGCCGACTGGCTAGGACAAATTGTGGTATTTCCCGCTCAATTGGCTGCAGGGACTTTGGTTTCTGTCATCGGTGGTAGTTACTTTATCTTCCTCTTGTTAAAAGCAAGGCGTGATTAA
- a CDS encoding crotonase/enoyl-CoA hydratase family protein: protein MPNQDRVTCTIDDNNIATVTLNRPDKLNAIDMDMFMAVNHLTRELKKNKTLRAVIVTASGSDFCSGLDVKSLLTSKMGALKLLFKWWPTQANAAQRFSTGWREIPCPVIFAIHGKCWGGGLQLACGGDFRIASYDSNFSIMEGKWGLIPDMGGSLAFREVMRQDHTLEMAMTAKVIDSQTAKSYGLVTHLSSDPYMEAYNLALECVNRSPDAIAASKKLYQKTWWTSPGKALMLETWYQIKVGMSKNRIIAGQRERNREEQRAFEARQFK, encoded by the coding sequence ATGCCTAATCAAGATCGTGTTACTTGCACTATAGATGACAACAATATCGCGACAGTAACCCTCAATCGACCAGATAAATTGAACGCCATTGACATGGATATGTTTATGGCAGTGAACCACCTCACTCGAGAACTAAAGAAAAATAAAACCCTTCGAGCAGTGATTGTGACTGCTAGCGGAAGTGACTTTTGCTCTGGCCTCGATGTTAAATCACTACTCACGAGTAAAATGGGTGCATTAAAGCTGCTGTTCAAATGGTGGCCTACCCAAGCGAATGCAGCACAACGCTTTTCAACCGGATGGCGAGAGATTCCATGTCCCGTCATTTTCGCTATTCACGGTAAGTGTTGGGGAGGTGGCTTGCAGTTAGCCTGTGGTGGGGACTTCCGTATTGCGAGCTATGATTCAAACTTTTCGATAATGGAAGGTAAGTGGGGATTGATCCCAGACATGGGAGGCTCGCTTGCTTTTCGAGAAGTGATGCGCCAAGACCATACATTGGAAATGGCAATGACGGCAAAGGTGATCGATAGCCAGACAGCGAAAAGCTACGGTTTGGTTACTCACCTTTCATCAGATCCTTACATGGAAGCATACAATTTGGCGTTGGAGTGCGTTAATCGAAGCCCAGACGCAATTGCTGCAAGCAAAAAATTGTACCAGAAAACGTGGTGGACAAGTCCTGGCAAGGCACTCATGCTAGAGACTTGGTATCAGATAAAGGTTGGGATGAGCAAAAACAGAATCATTGCTGGTCAGCGAGAGAGAAACAGAGAAGAACAAAGAGCTTTTGAGGCAAGACAATTTAAGTAG